The Vigna angularis cultivar LongXiaoDou No.4 chromosome 9, ASM1680809v1, whole genome shotgun sequence DNA window aatacacactaactgcgttaagtggctgattatttggcactaaAGAAGTAAAACGTGGCAAATGAGTCACAGTAGTGGTTGTGACGTGTTTGGTGATTTGTATTTAGGGTATTTGTACactaaagaattaaaatcagaatTCATTTAGGGTATTTGTATTTGTGAACGAAGTGCGATTGGGGCTTTTGAAAGCAGAACTCGTTTGGTGATTTGGAAGTGCGAAGTGGGTTCCATTCGAAGGTCCATTCGAAGGTACGTGTACATTGCTTTCGTTGGGTTTATGGTTGCTTTggtgtgtgtgtttgcttcgtgtgtgtgtttgctttTGTTGTGGTCCCCCATGAACTATTATCTCTGTTTGTTGTTGTCCCCCATTATGGGTGTTGTGTGTGGTCCCCCATTGTAGGTTAAAGTCAATCTTTATGCTGTGTTTAGGGTTCAgtacaaatttgttttaattgtttatggTCTGTTTAAAGTGCTTTGTGGAAGTTTTTTCGTTGGCTTAGGAAGTGGCAATGTCATTGACTCATCAGTGTTGTTCGTCTTGCTCATGGGGGAGCTGTCGTGCCGTTTCATCCAAAGGATTGGTTCAAACTAACATATGTCATTGTGGGGAAGTTGCTGTGTTGAGAGTGGCGAAAACTGTGAAGAACGAAGGCAAACAATTTTGGGGATGCCCTAATTACAAGGTTTGTTCAATGGCTGTAGTTTCATTTTAgtgattagtttattttttgaaCAGCGGACTCGAAACGAAGAACTTCAAGGatgcaattattttaaatggtgCAATGAAGCTAATTTGGATGAAAGGGATACTATTATTGCTAGGCAAAGGAGGAAAATTATTAGTCTGGAGAAATCTGCTATGGTTTCTCAGAAATGGGAGAAGCAATTAACATGGATGCTATGTTTTATGGGGTTTATTAATGTGATCCTTGTTTGTATCTTGTTTAAAATTCCATGACTATTTTGTATTAGACAATGTGTTGTATTAGACAGttgttgaaaatgaatgaaaaatctcaatttctgCTTTCAATAGCTAATTGGCAGTGATATTGTTGAAGAAGGTGGATGTTCTTTCAATAGTTAAGTTGTAGTGATATGGTTGAGACAGGAACAATTTGATGACAGCTAAGTAAACTCTCCAAATATAACATGCagccaataaaataaattcaaatttgatgacagctaaattcaaatttgatgaCAGCAACAATTTAATGGCTACTGTACACAGTTATCAGTTGCAGTAGAAACAATATTGCACTtgtcatttatcttcaaatgaaaataaataataaataatataagattcAATGAAAGTTGAGTATAAAATCAGAGCTTCGAATGCACATTGAATATAACAGCAGAATTCACTTCAAATGCTTTTTCTTTATGTAATTTGAAAACTTGTGATAAATTCATTATGATTGTCCAAAGCTATTGCATTGCTTTATTACATACCGAACCGAATCTTACTTAAGAGAATTGGACAGTAGAAATCAGTAAAAACAGAGGCTTAATCACCATTTCAACAGTAAATTTTTTTCCAATGCGAGTAATGAACTTGGAATGAGCGTTGACTTCATATtctttggacgagcgtccccttgTGCGCGCAGggggcgacgagcgtccgcttgttATGAACCCAGCGTGCGCTAGCTATGTGACGACTATCCTGGCGACGACCGTcctgggcgacgagcgtccacttcatGTTCTCTGGATGAGCGTCttgacgagcgtccatttcatattctctggacgagcgtcctcttgtgcGTGTAGGGAGCGACGAGCATCCGCTTGCGATGAACCGAGCGTGCCCTTGCTATGTGAGGAGCGTCTTGGGCGATGAGTGTcctgggcgacgagcgtccacttgatGTTCTCTGCATGGGCGTCttgacgagcgtccatttcatattctctggacgagcgtcctcttgtgcGTGTAGGGagcgacgagcgtccgcttgcGATGAACCGAGCGTGCCCTTGCTATGTGAGGAGCGTCTTGGGCGATGAGCGTCttgggcgacgagcgtccacttgatGTTCTCTGCATGGGCGTCttgacgagcgtccatttcatattctctggacgagcgtcctcttgtgcGTGTAGGGagcgacgagcgtccgcttgcGATGAACCGAGCGTGCCCTTGCAATGTGACGAGCGTCTTGGGCGATGAGCGTCCtggcgacgagcgtcctgagcgaCGAGCGTCCAATGTTCATACCTGCATATTCATGAATCTGCTGAGTGCAGACAGCTAAATGCAGCTGAATTCAAATTTGATTCATCAGAAACCTTCATTTCTGatgaaaataactaataaataatataagattcATCAGAAACTGTGATTCAAACGGCACATTGAATATAACATCAGAAACTGTGGTTCAAACTGGACATCATATTCATTGAACAAACAATACTTTGCTTCATCAAATAATACATCAGCACACAATACATATTGAAGTTTGTATCCAAAAAAAGGTGCTAGCCGAAACAAAGTACcaaaatacatattaataataGCTAATGACTTTCTAAATCAGTTTGAAGGTGCTGTGGCAGTTGGGTCAGCTGGTGTTGAAGTTGTCTGAGGTGCTGTTGTTGATGGGTGACTTTGTTGGGGTTGTTCAACCTCGCATTGAGTAATTTGACTGGATTGAGTTGCATTTGGAGTTGTTGGAGCAGCTTGGGCAGCTTGTGgacaattatttcttttatgtccAAGCTCTCTACATATGCCACATCTCTTACGTGTTCCACCTTGTCTTAGTTCAGTGTCATCTTTCTTAAGCTCCCAAGGCTctaatcttcttttctttttcggtCTACCAGGCAAAATTCTCTTAGGTGGAGGCAACACATCAGGCATTGAAGTCATTTCCCACATATGAGCACCGTGGACTGGATATATCATTGGAAAGTATGTTTGTTCATAGGTTGACTTTGTAAACCAATGTGAGATGTAGTCTTCTCCATTGATGTTTAAAAATGTCATGGCAGTGAGGGCATGACAGCATGGGATTCCTGTTATACTCCATTTCCTGCAACTACAGTCCACTTTATCTATGTCAACAACAAACTTGTCACCAATGTTGGAAGTGTGTCTCACTTCAAATAATTTCAATCCTGACCAGCTGGAAAATGAAATTTGGATTCAAGTGAGTAAGTaaagtaaacaaattaaaacaaataaaacttcaTATTATGAAATCATACCTAGGTATCCaatattttgtgttgtttaattCCTTTTGAAATCGTTTATAAATTTTGGGGCAAAAGGAACCTTCATATAACCTTATCTTCTCTCTATTTCTTGCCCATCTCTTCATTAGATACATACGAATGTCTTCCATCATTGTTATGATGGGCTTAGCCCTTGCATCCAAGATCACACTATTAAAAGCTTCAGAGATATTGTTTACTAGGGTGTCACAAGCAGCTGTAGGTGTAAACCTTGACCTTGACCAAAAtctatataaagaaaaacacacACATTTATAACACAACCAAACAGTTCTAAATAATTGACATGGCTAACACTCTTGAAAACATACCTTGGTGGAATAGCTATTAAGTGCTTAAAGGCCTCTACATTGACATCTTTTATTTCTCTCATGACTGCCTCCCATGCTTGAGGATGGGTTGATGATGCTGCCTTCCATAATAGACGTTTCAGATTTTTTCCAGgatattttttcctaaaatttGCATATATGTGGCGGACACAAAACCTTTGATCAACACGAGGTAGAAGTTCTTGTATTGCTGGCAGAAGTCCCTATCAaatgataaaagtaaatttacTGAACATGAACATGGAAGACTAAGGtctcataataaaaaacaatgaaatataacttactttttgttgatctgaGATAAATGTATACGTTGAACAATTTTCAACACCACCAAGATCATCAATCAAGAATTCCAAAAACCAAGTCCAGGTTtccttattctccacctccacaacaGCATATGCCAAAGGTAACATTTGGTCATTACCATCTCTTCCAACTGCTGTTAACAATTCACCCCCATATTTCCCTTTCAAGAAACACCCATCCAAACCTACAATGGGCCTACATGATATGAAACTCACCTTACATGCCTTCAAACAAACATAAAGTCTCTTGAATACTTGGTTCCCCTCATTAGGTTCTACACTAACTTTGACAGTTGATCCAGGATTTGACCTAAGCAGCTCATTCACATAGTCATATAcccttttatattgttcttcaaaatcacCTTCAATTTTCTTGTGTGCCATTTTCTTTGCCCTAAAGGTTGTTGACCGAGACACATTAATATTCCATTTCTTACAAACTTTGTTTTGGAGGTTAGTCAAATTCATATTTGGATTTTCTTTTATGGTCTTCTCTAACCTCCCACTTAACCATTTTGATGTCACTAAACGCACATTAAATTCTCTACTGCAGGTATGCTTGTTTATAATCTTCCTTAACTGCCATGTATTTTGGGCAGCCTTATATGCACAATATGCGTACCATGGGCACTTCCCTTTTGTCCCACAACATTTAACAGAAACTcttgttttatcatttttaaaaacctTCAATTTCCTACCATTCTCTACACCGTAGCTTCTTATTGCTTCTGTGAAATCTTTTTTTTCACTGAAGAATGTCCCCACTTCCCAGTTATAGTGTTCCATACTTTTGGGCAATGAAAAAATGCCAAAATTTCCATAACGGTCTCTATCATCATTTGATGAATCACTTAATACAAGG harbors:
- the LOC128193963 gene encoding uncharacterized protein LOC128193963; its protein translation is MPNCDVEVVFHHGGKFVNDGSFKYEFGQTSTLKIDPDRWSYFEIMSILKEMGYINVKELWYAVGGGTVLEGRLELLSDDKGACHLVNLAILNGQSHLYVVHMVSDPEYIHMLGEGDSDNRVEVECEEECEKAVLGEGVQADNDNCVEAEAEGDTDGAVLGKGVQADNDNIVEAEVVGEDVGAEAEGEDVGAVLGEGVEADSDNFVDAEAEGKDVGAVLGEGIEADSDNFVEAEAEREDGGHDDYDVRSWNGDEEDVLSEDDFCNRSEEVEVGGPSGKCPPLQHVHDRGLSHNSWESESLDNLVLSDSSNDDRDRYGNFGIFSLPKSMEHYNWEVGTFFSEKKDFTEAIRSYGVENGRKLKVFKNDKTRVSVKCCGTKGKCPWYAYCAYKAAQNTWQLRKIINKHTCSREFNVRLVTSKWLSGRLEKTIKENPNMNLTNLQNKVCKKWNINVSRSTTFRAKKMAHKKIEGDFEEQYKRVYDYVNELLRSNPGSTVKVSVEPNEGNQVFKRLYVCLKACKVSFISCRPIVGLDGCFLKGKYGGELLTAVGRDGNDQMLPLAYAVVEVENKETWTWFLEFLIDDLGGVENCSTYTFISDQQKGLLPAIQELLPRVDQRFCVRHIYANFRKKYPGKNLKRLLWKAASSTHPQAWEAVMREIKDVNVEAFKHLIAIPPRFWSRSRFTPTAACDTLVNNISEAFNSVILDARAKPIITMMEDIRMYLMKRWARNREKIRLYEGSFCPKIYKRFQKELNNTKYWIPSWSGLKLFEVRHTSNIGDKFVVDIDKVDCSCRKWSITGIPCCHALTAMTFLNINGEDYISHWFTKSTYEQTYFPMIYPVHGAHMWEMTSMPDVLPPPKRILPGRPKKKRRLEPWELKKDDTELRQGGTRKRCGICRELGHKRNNCPQAAQAAPTTPNATQSSQITQCEVEQPQQSHPSTTAPQTTSTPADPTATAPSN